The region CCTGCTGCTGGGTGCTGCTGACGGTGGAGATCAAGAGCCCGGCTCCCAGGGAACTCATGAGGAACAGGCCGGTGCAGAAGGCCAGAAGCCCCAGGCTCCCCCGGATGGGGATGTCGAACCAGCGCACCGCCACGAAGGCCACGATGATCACATTGGCGTAGCCCATGAGGATGAAGGGGATCGTCTTGCCGAGGATGAACTCCCCTTTGGTGATGGGGGTGACCACCACCTGCTCGATGGTGCCGATCTCCTTCTCCCGCACCACGGCCATGCTGGAGAGGAGCATGGTCACCACCATCACCAGCATGGCGATGACCGCCGGCACGAAATAGACCCGGCTCTCCAGGTTGGGGTTGAACCAGGCCCGGGAGCGGAGCGTCACCCCCTCCGGCGGGACGACAACCCCGGTGCGGGCCAGCCGGCCGGCCAGTTCCTCGGCATTGTAGGCGCCGATGATCGAGGAGGCGTAGCCCAGCACGATCCCGGCCGAGTTGGCATCGCTGCCGTCCAGGATCAGGGCCAGGGGGGCCGCGCCCTCCTTTTTCAGCCGCCCCTGGAAACCGTGGTCGAAGACCAGGGCCGCCCGTATCCGGCCCCGGTCCAGGAGGTAGCGGATACGGCGCTCGTCCGCGACCCGCTCGGTGATGTCGAAGTACCCGGAGCGTTGGAACCGTTCCACGATCGCCCGGCTCTCGCGGCTGTTGTCCCGGTCCAGTATGGCGGTGCGGCTGTTGCGCACGTCGGTGTTGACCGCATAGCCGAAGACCACTACCTGGAACACCGGGAAGACGAAGATCACGAACCGGGTGCGCGGGTCCCGCAGCACCTGGATGAACTCCTTTATGAGCATGGCTTTCAGCCGTTCGAACATGCGACGTTCCCTTGCAGGTTGTTGAAAAACAGCCACCTCGCCGCATCCTCGAAAACCACTTCGTGCGACGTAGCGCTGCTACGCCTCCTCGTGGTTTTCTGCGGGTGTGGCGATCTGACTATTTTTGAACAACCTGAAAAATGAACCGATCTTTCTCCTAAAGATTCTCAACGCCAGCGTCTCTCATCCCACAACTTTTTCAATCGATCTTCTTCCTGAACTTCTTCACCGCCAACGCCAGCACCGCCGCGCCGAAGAGGGCCAGCACCAGCACCTGGGGTGCCAACTCCCCCAGGCCCGCGTCCTTGAGATAGATGCCGCGCAGGATGTGGACGAAATGGCGCGCCGTGACCACGTTGGTGACGACCTGGATCACCTGGGGCATGTTGTCGATGGGGAACATGAACCCGGAGAGCAGGAAAGCCGGCAGCATGGTGGTTACCAGGGCGAACTGGCTGGCCAGGAGCTGGCTCTTGACCAGGATGCTGATCAGGATCCCCAGGGCCAGCGCCCCCACCAGGAAGACCAGCGACAGGGCGAACAACAGCGCCAGATTCCCCCGGAACGGCACGCCGAAGACAAAGTACCCCACCAGCACGCACAGGACCAGGTCGATGATCCCGATCATGAAGTAGGGGATGAGCTTGCCGGCAACGATCTCCCCGCCGGTGAGCGGCGTGGCGATGAGCTGCTCCATGGTGCCGGTCTCCCATTCCCGCGCCACGGTCAGGGAGGTGAGCAGGGCCGCGATGACCATCATGATCACCGCGATCAGGCCGGGAAATATGTAGTAGCGGGACACCAGGTCGGTGTTGAACCAGACCCGGGGC is a window of Geobacter sp. FeAm09 DNA encoding:
- a CDS encoding ABC transporter permease; the encoded protein is MFERLKAMLIKEFIQVLRDPRTRFVIFVFPVFQVVVFGYAVNTDVRNSRTAILDRDNSRESRAIVERFQRSGYFDITERVADERRIRYLLDRGRIRAALVFDHGFQGRLKKEGAAPLALILDGSDANSAGIVLGYASSIIGAYNAEELAGRLARTGVVVPPEGVTLRSRAWFNPNLESRVYFVPAVIAMLVMVVTMLLSSMAVVREKEIGTIEQVVVTPITKGEFILGKTIPFILMGYANVIIVAFVAVRWFDIPIRGSLGLLAFCTGLFLMSSLGAGLLISTVSSTQQQAMMTAFFVIFPCMLLSGFSFPIENMPVAVQYITLVNPLRYYMIILRSIFLKGVGIEVLWRELAALGAIGVVVLMVAVGRFKKTVG
- a CDS encoding ABC transporter permease gives rise to the protein MKLRRTWAVARKESLHLLRDPRSLIMGLAIPMLMLFLFGYALNLDIEKVQLAVWDRSDTVASRDFIARFASSRYFHLVERASSYGEIERAIDSRRAIIALVVPEGFSRTLEGHGRAEVQAILDGSDANTATLVLAYAETVARTFSTGVMVQRLSRAGRSPTPPPVDLRPRVWFNTDLVSRYYIFPGLIAVIMMVIAALLTSLTVAREWETGTMEQLIATPLTGGEIVAGKLIPYFMIGIIDLVLCVLVGYFVFGVPFRGNLALLFALSLVFLVGALALGILISILVKSQLLASQFALVTTMLPAFLLSGFMFPIDNMPQVIQVVTNVVTARHFVHILRGIYLKDAGLGELAPQVLVLALFGAAVLALAVKKFRKKID